Proteins encoded together in one Macadamia integrifolia cultivar HAES 741 chromosome 8, SCU_Mint_v3, whole genome shotgun sequence window:
- the LOC122085926 gene encoding BTB/POZ domain and ankyrin repeat-containing protein NOOT1-like isoform X2, with protein sequence MSLEESLKSLSLDYLNLLINGQAFSDVTFSVEGRLVHAHRCILAARSLFFRKYFCGPDPPAGLDPASSRMSPGSASSSPRGGNSQVIPVNSVGYEVFLLLLQFLYSGQVSIVPQKHEPRPNCGERGCWHTHCTSAVNLALDTLAAARYFGVEQLALLTQKQLASMVEKASIEDVMKVLIASRKQDMHQLWTTCSHLVAKSGLPPEVLAKHLPIDVVAKIDELRLKSSLARRSLMSHHHHHHHHDLSAAAADLEDQKIRRMRRALDSSDVELVKLMVMGEGLNLDEALALHYAVENCSREVVKALLELGAADVNYPAGPARKTPLHVAAEMVCPDMVAVLLDHHADPNVRTVDGITPLDVLRTLTSDFLFKGAIPGLSHIEPNKLRLCLELVQSAALVLSREEGSSGGGGGGNASSTTPIYPPMNNDPNTTNNSNSMGMVNLSLDSRMVYLNLGAAAAAQLGCKIDGEDDENSHNRQREAMNRHGSSGCNTSMYQSHDY encoded by the exons ATGAGCTTAGAGGAATCCTTgaagtctctctctctggaCTACCTCAACCTTCTCATCAACGGCCAAGCCTTCAGTGATGTTACTTTCAGTGTAGAGGGTCGGCTAGTTCACGCACACCGGTGCATCTTAGCGGCCAGAAGCCTCTTCTTTCGGAAGTATTTCTGTGGTCCTGACCCGCCGGCCGGGCTTGACCCGGCAAGTTCAAGGATGAGCCCGGGATCGGCATCGTCATCGCCGAGGGGTGGCAATTCTCAGGTGATCCCTGTGAATTCGGTTGGGTATGAGGTGTTCTTGTTGCTGCTGCAGTTCTTGTACAGTGGACAGGTTTCAATTGTTCCTCAGAAGCATGAGCCAAGGCCTAATTGTGGGGAGAGGGGTTGTTGGCACACGCATTGCACCTCAGCCGTTAATCTTGCCCTTGATACTCTTGCTGCCGCTAGATATTTTGGGGTTGAGCAGCTCGCATTGCTCACTCAG AAGCAATTGGCTAGTATGGTGGAGAAGGCTTCAATTGAGGACGTGATGAAAGTCTTGATAGCTTCAAGAAAGCAAGACATGCACCAGCTATGGACCACTTGTTCTCACCTCGTCGCGAAATCCGGCCTCCCGCCGGAGGTACTCGCGAAGCATTTACCGATCGACGTGGTGGCTAAGATCGATGAGCTCCGCCTGAAATCCTCCCTTGCTCGACGTTCTCTCATgtcacaccaccaccaccatcatcaccatgATCTTAGTGCCGCGGCGGCGGATCTCGAAGATCAGAAGATCCGTCGTATGCGCCGGGCACTTGACTCATCTGATGTCGAGCTAGTAAAGCTGATGGTGATGGGAGAAGGATTGAATCTAGATGAAGCACTGGCCTTACACTATGCGGTAGAGAATTGCAGCCGAGAAGTAGTCAAAGCCTTGTTAGAGCTTGGAGCTGCCGATGTGAATTATCCGGCGGGACCGGCCCGGAAGACTCCGCTACATGTAGCGGCTGAAATGGTCTGCCCGGACATGGTGGCAGTCTTACTCGACCACCATGCCGATCCAAATGTTCGAACCGTCGACGGCATCACGCCGCTCGACGTGCTTCGAACTCTCACCTCGGATTTCCTATTCAAGGGGGCAATTCCTGGGCTATCTCACATTGAGCCTAACAAGTTAAGACTCTGCTTAGAGCTGGTTCAATCTGCAGCTCTTGTTCTCTCTCGTGAAGAAGGAAGcagtggaggtggaggtggagggaATGCTTCTTCCACCACACCCATTTATCCACCAATGAATAATGATCCAAACACAACCAATAATAGCAATAGTATGGGGATGGTGAATCTGAGTCTTGATTCAAGGATGGTTTATCTGAATTTGGGAGCAGCTGCTGCAGCTCAGTTGGGATGCAAGATTGATGGAGAAGATGATGAGAACAGTCACAATAGACAGAGAGAAGCCATGAATCGACATGGGTCAAGTGGGTGTAACACGTCAATGTATCAGTCTCATGATTActaa
- the LOC122085926 gene encoding BTB/POZ domain and ankyrin repeat-containing protein NOOT2-like isoform X3, translating into MSLEESLKSLSLDYLNLLINGQAFSDVTFSVEGRLVHAHRCILAARSLFFRKYFCGPDPPAGLDPASSRMSPGSASSSPRGGNSQKQLASMVEKASIEDVMKVLIASRKQDMHQLWTTCSHLVAKSGLPPEVLAKHLPIDVVAKIDELRLKSSLARRSLMSHHHHHHHHDLSAAAADLEDQKIRRMRRALDSSDVELVKLMVMGEGLNLDEALALHYAVENCSREVVKALLELGAADVNYPAGPARKTPLHVAAEMVCPDMVAVLLDHHADPNVRTVDGITPLDVLRTLTSDFLFKGAIPGLSHIEPNKLRLCLELVQSAALVLSREEGSSGGGGGGNASSTTPIYPPMNNDPNTTNNSNSMGMVNLSLDSRMVYLNLGAAAAAQLGCKIDGEDDENSHNRQREAMNRHGSSGCNTSMYQSHDY; encoded by the exons ATGAGCTTAGAGGAATCCTTgaagtctctctctctggaCTACCTCAACCTTCTCATCAACGGCCAAGCCTTCAGTGATGTTACTTTCAGTGTAGAGGGTCGGCTAGTTCACGCACACCGGTGCATCTTAGCGGCCAGAAGCCTCTTCTTTCGGAAGTATTTCTGTGGTCCTGACCCGCCGGCCGGGCTTGACCCGGCAAGTTCAAGGATGAGCCCGGGATCGGCATCGTCATCGCCGAGGGGTGGCAATTCTCAG AAGCAATTGGCTAGTATGGTGGAGAAGGCTTCAATTGAGGACGTGATGAAAGTCTTGATAGCTTCAAGAAAGCAAGACATGCACCAGCTATGGACCACTTGTTCTCACCTCGTCGCGAAATCCGGCCTCCCGCCGGAGGTACTCGCGAAGCATTTACCGATCGACGTGGTGGCTAAGATCGATGAGCTCCGCCTGAAATCCTCCCTTGCTCGACGTTCTCTCATgtcacaccaccaccaccatcatcaccatgATCTTAGTGCCGCGGCGGCGGATCTCGAAGATCAGAAGATCCGTCGTATGCGCCGGGCACTTGACTCATCTGATGTCGAGCTAGTAAAGCTGATGGTGATGGGAGAAGGATTGAATCTAGATGAAGCACTGGCCTTACACTATGCGGTAGAGAATTGCAGCCGAGAAGTAGTCAAAGCCTTGTTAGAGCTTGGAGCTGCCGATGTGAATTATCCGGCGGGACCGGCCCGGAAGACTCCGCTACATGTAGCGGCTGAAATGGTCTGCCCGGACATGGTGGCAGTCTTACTCGACCACCATGCCGATCCAAATGTTCGAACCGTCGACGGCATCACGCCGCTCGACGTGCTTCGAACTCTCACCTCGGATTTCCTATTCAAGGGGGCAATTCCTGGGCTATCTCACATTGAGCCTAACAAGTTAAGACTCTGCTTAGAGCTGGTTCAATCTGCAGCTCTTGTTCTCTCTCGTGAAGAAGGAAGcagtggaggtggaggtggagggaATGCTTCTTCCACCACACCCATTTATCCACCAATGAATAATGATCCAAACACAACCAATAATAGCAATAGTATGGGGATGGTGAATCTGAGTCTTGATTCAAGGATGGTTTATCTGAATTTGGGAGCAGCTGCTGCAGCTCAGTTGGGATGCAAGATTGATGGAGAAGATGATGAGAACAGTCACAATAGACAGAGAGAAGCCATGAATCGACATGGGTCAAGTGGGTGTAACACGTCAATGTATCAGTCTCATGATTActaa
- the LOC122085926 gene encoding BTB/POZ domain and ankyrin repeat-containing protein NOOT1-like isoform X1 has translation MSLEESLKSLSLDYLNLLINGQAFSDVTFSVEGRLVHAHRCILAARSLFFRKYFCGPDPPAGLDPASSRMSPGSASSSPRGGNSQVIPVNSVGYEVFLLLLQFLYSGQVSIVPQKHEPRPNCGERGCWHTHCTSAVNLALDTLAAARYFGVEQLALLTQVTLFMIITILSKQLASMVEKASIEDVMKVLIASRKQDMHQLWTTCSHLVAKSGLPPEVLAKHLPIDVVAKIDELRLKSSLARRSLMSHHHHHHHHDLSAAAADLEDQKIRRMRRALDSSDVELVKLMVMGEGLNLDEALALHYAVENCSREVVKALLELGAADVNYPAGPARKTPLHVAAEMVCPDMVAVLLDHHADPNVRTVDGITPLDVLRTLTSDFLFKGAIPGLSHIEPNKLRLCLELVQSAALVLSREEGSSGGGGGGNASSTTPIYPPMNNDPNTTNNSNSMGMVNLSLDSRMVYLNLGAAAAAQLGCKIDGEDDENSHNRQREAMNRHGSSGCNTSMYQSHDY, from the exons ATGAGCTTAGAGGAATCCTTgaagtctctctctctggaCTACCTCAACCTTCTCATCAACGGCCAAGCCTTCAGTGATGTTACTTTCAGTGTAGAGGGTCGGCTAGTTCACGCACACCGGTGCATCTTAGCGGCCAGAAGCCTCTTCTTTCGGAAGTATTTCTGTGGTCCTGACCCGCCGGCCGGGCTTGACCCGGCAAGTTCAAGGATGAGCCCGGGATCGGCATCGTCATCGCCGAGGGGTGGCAATTCTCAGGTGATCCCTGTGAATTCGGTTGGGTATGAGGTGTTCTTGTTGCTGCTGCAGTTCTTGTACAGTGGACAGGTTTCAATTGTTCCTCAGAAGCATGAGCCAAGGCCTAATTGTGGGGAGAGGGGTTGTTGGCACACGCATTGCACCTCAGCCGTTAATCTTGCCCTTGATACTCTTGCTGCCGCTAGATATTTTGGGGTTGAGCAGCTCGCATTGCTCACTCAGGTCACCTTGTTTATGATCATCACAATTCTCtct AAGCAATTGGCTAGTATGGTGGAGAAGGCTTCAATTGAGGACGTGATGAAAGTCTTGATAGCTTCAAGAAAGCAAGACATGCACCAGCTATGGACCACTTGTTCTCACCTCGTCGCGAAATCCGGCCTCCCGCCGGAGGTACTCGCGAAGCATTTACCGATCGACGTGGTGGCTAAGATCGATGAGCTCCGCCTGAAATCCTCCCTTGCTCGACGTTCTCTCATgtcacaccaccaccaccatcatcaccatgATCTTAGTGCCGCGGCGGCGGATCTCGAAGATCAGAAGATCCGTCGTATGCGCCGGGCACTTGACTCATCTGATGTCGAGCTAGTAAAGCTGATGGTGATGGGAGAAGGATTGAATCTAGATGAAGCACTGGCCTTACACTATGCGGTAGAGAATTGCAGCCGAGAAGTAGTCAAAGCCTTGTTAGAGCTTGGAGCTGCCGATGTGAATTATCCGGCGGGACCGGCCCGGAAGACTCCGCTACATGTAGCGGCTGAAATGGTCTGCCCGGACATGGTGGCAGTCTTACTCGACCACCATGCCGATCCAAATGTTCGAACCGTCGACGGCATCACGCCGCTCGACGTGCTTCGAACTCTCACCTCGGATTTCCTATTCAAGGGGGCAATTCCTGGGCTATCTCACATTGAGCCTAACAAGTTAAGACTCTGCTTAGAGCTGGTTCAATCTGCAGCTCTTGTTCTCTCTCGTGAAGAAGGAAGcagtggaggtggaggtggagggaATGCTTCTTCCACCACACCCATTTATCCACCAATGAATAATGATCCAAACACAACCAATAATAGCAATAGTATGGGGATGGTGAATCTGAGTCTTGATTCAAGGATGGTTTATCTGAATTTGGGAGCAGCTGCTGCAGCTCAGTTGGGATGCAAGATTGATGGAGAAGATGATGAGAACAGTCACAATAGACAGAGAGAAGCCATGAATCGACATGGGTCAAGTGGGTGTAACACGTCAATGTATCAGTCTCATGATTActaa